In a single window of the Actinomycetota bacterium genome:
- a CDS encoding DUF721 domain-containing protein, whose amino-acid sequence MADDFRPLTEGLEAVMRSLRGGDRRTTATVFGRWAELVGDQIAGHARPVKLDEGRLVVDVDEPGWATQLRFMEHDLIARLRGEGGLAVDSLDVRVRRR is encoded by the coding sequence TTGGCCGACGACTTCCGACCGCTGACCGAGGGCCTCGAGGCCGTGATGCGCTCGTTGCGCGGCGGCGACCGGCGTACCACCGCGACGGTGTTCGGCAGGTGGGCCGAGCTGGTCGGCGACCAGATCGCGGGGCACGCCCGCCCGGTGAAGCTCGACGAAGGACGCCTGGTGGTCGACGTCGACGAACCGGGTTGGGCCACCCAGCTGCGCTTCATGGAGCACGACCTGATCGCCCGGTTGCGCGGCGAGGGAGGCCTGGCGGTGGACTCGCTCGACGTACGCGTCCGGCGCCGCTGA
- a CDS encoding type IIA DNA topoisomerase subunit B, with protein sequence MSTDHRKPSADYGAKDIQVLEGLDPVRKRPGMYIGSTGLAGLHHLIWEVVDNSVDEAMAGYCTRIGITLLADGGCRVDDNGRGIPVDPYPTGPHKGKSAAEVVVTVLHAGGKFGGEGYKVSGGLHGVGVSVVNALSERFVIEIDRGGRRFRQEYAKGGKPQGKLEDVGATPARGRATGTTVVFWPDPTIFMAEGTEFVARTVLERLQTMAFLNRGLEIVFTDERAEREQTQTFQYKGGIVDFVKHLNATKEPLFSKVCSYEDDEAAEGMQLDIAMQWNTGYHEGIHGYANGISTTEGGMHVEGFKTALTSVVNKYARAKNLLKEKDDNLLGEDIREGITAIVAVKLRDPQFEGQTKAKLGNVPMRSFVQKATNERLVEWLEENPTEANKVVKKAAAAAQARVAAKNARNAVRRKTALSGAGMPDKLKDCSSGNPDESELFIVEGDSAGGTAVDARDPRTQAILPIRGKILNVERARLDKMLKNNEIQALITAIGGGVGEEFDAGRARYHKVIALCDADVDGSHIRTLLLTFFFRQMRQLVEAGYVYIAQPPLYSTEIGKEKVYLKDDGAKARFMAERPNHKKEFARLKGLGEMDWEELKSTTMDRSTRTLLQVTLEEAALADEVTSVLMGDDVESRKNFITTNARDVKNLDF encoded by the coding sequence GTGTCCACTGATCACCGCAAGCCCTCCGCCGACTACGGCGCGAAGGACATCCAGGTCCTCGAGGGCCTCGATCCGGTGCGCAAGCGGCCGGGGATGTACATCGGATCCACGGGCCTCGCCGGGTTGCACCACCTCATCTGGGAGGTCGTCGACAACTCCGTCGACGAGGCGATGGCCGGGTACTGCACCCGCATCGGGATCACGCTGCTCGCCGACGGCGGCTGCCGGGTCGACGACAACGGCCGGGGCATCCCGGTCGACCCCTATCCCACCGGCCCGCACAAGGGCAAGAGCGCGGCCGAGGTCGTCGTCACCGTGCTCCACGCCGGCGGCAAGTTCGGCGGCGAGGGATACAAGGTGTCCGGCGGGCTCCACGGCGTGGGCGTCAGCGTGGTCAATGCGTTGTCCGAGCGGTTCGTGATCGAGATCGACCGCGGCGGGCGGCGATTCCGCCAGGAGTACGCGAAGGGCGGTAAGCCCCAGGGCAAGCTCGAAGACGTCGGCGCCACCCCGGCGAGGGGACGCGCCACCGGCACCACCGTCGTGTTCTGGCCCGATCCGACGATCTTCATGGCCGAGGGCACCGAGTTCGTCGCGCGCACGGTGCTCGAGCGCCTGCAGACGATGGCCTTCTTGAACCGGGGTCTCGAGATCGTGTTCACCGACGAGCGCGCCGAGCGTGAGCAGACGCAGACCTTCCAGTACAAGGGCGGCATCGTCGACTTCGTGAAGCATCTGAACGCCACGAAGGAGCCGCTCTTTTCGAAGGTGTGCAGCTACGAAGACGACGAGGCCGCCGAGGGCATGCAGCTCGACATCGCGATGCAGTGGAACACCGGCTACCACGAGGGCATCCACGGCTACGCGAACGGCATCTCCACCACCGAGGGTGGCATGCACGTCGAAGGCTTCAAGACCGCCCTCACGTCGGTGGTCAACAAGTACGCGCGGGCCAAGAACCTGCTGAAGGAGAAAGACGACAACCTCCTCGGCGAGGACATCCGCGAAGGCATCACCGCGATCGTCGCGGTCAAGCTGCGCGACCCCCAGTTCGAGGGCCAGACCAAGGCCAAGCTCGGCAACGTGCCGATGCGCTCGTTCGTGCAGAAGGCCACCAACGAGCGCCTGGTCGAATGGCTCGAGGAGAACCCCACCGAGGCGAACAAGGTGGTCAAGAAGGCCGCCGCCGCCGCGCAGGCCCGGGTCGCCGCGAAGAACGCCCGCAACGCGGTGCGCCGCAAGACGGCGCTGTCCGGTGCCGGCATGCCGGACAAGCTGAAGGACTGCTCCAGCGGCAACCCCGACGAGAGCGAGCTGTTCATCGTCGAGGGCGACTCCGCGGGCGGCACCGCCGTCGACGCCCGCGACCCGCGCACGCAGGCGATCCTGCCGATCCGCGGCAAGATCTTGAACGTCGAGCGGGCGCGGCTCGACAAGATGCTGAAGAACAACGAGATCCAGGCGCTGATCACCGCCATCGGCGGCGGGGTGGGCGAGGAGTTCGACGCCGGCCGGGCCCGCTACCACAAGGTGATCGCGCTCTGCGACGCCGACGTCGACGGCAGCCACATCCGCACCCTGTTGCTCACGTTCTTCTTCCGCCAGATGCGCCAACTGGTCGAGGCCGGCTACGTGTACATCGCCCAGCCGCCGCTCTACTCGACCGAGATCGGCAAGGAGAAGGTGTACCTGAAAGACGACGGCGCGAAGGCCAGGTTCATGGCCGAGCGCCCGAACCACAAGAAGGAGTTCGCCCGCCTGAAGGGCCTCGGCGAGATGGACTGGGAAGAGCTGAAGTCCACCACCATGGACCGCTCCACCCGCACCCTGCTGCAGGTCACCCTCGAAGAGGCCGCCCTCGCCGACGAGGTGACGAGCGTGCTCATGGGTGACGACGTGGAGAGCCGCAAGAACTTCATCACCACCAACGCCCGCGACGTGAAGAACCTCGACTTCTAG
- the gyrA gene encoding DNA gyrase subunit A: MSDTPITPDEGHEPVQPIQLHDEMERSFLDYAMSVIMARALPDVRDGLKPVHRRIIWDMEQQGFRPDRPFVKCARVTGDTMARYHPHGNSAIYDALVRMAQPFSLRHPLIDFHGNYGSPDFGPAAERYTESRLHPLAMQLLADIDEDTVDMVPNYDGTTEEPKVLPARFPNLLVNGSQGIAVGMATNIPPHNLGEVIDAVVHLIDNPDATPDDLMQFVKGPDFPTGGSILGRAGIIDAYRTGRGSVKMRASAEIVEAKRGGMQIVVSELPYQTSCSAIAARIQDLVDGGDLEGIADVNDNSAGGKTNLLITLKRDANANVVLNNLFKMTQLQTSFAINMVALVDSVPRLVNLRDALVGYVRHQVEVIQRRSQFRLDKAQRREHVLEGRLKALDVIDQIIAVIRASDDAGAAKEALMSPPFEFSEIQAIDILDMQLRQLTRLSRIDIETEIADVRERIAELQSILADDAKLRTVIKDEILAIKESFAKPRVCKLTHDTGDMAIEDLVEDKELVVVMTEAQYVKSVSAGSFKNQGRGGRGVSGAKLKTDDLVRHVIFTTAHAYLLFFSNRGRVYRLRAMDIPERERTAKGMPIVNLLPLQPGETIQAIIDTRDFAGERYLFFATRQGTVKKTAFNEYDNGRRDGLIALNLRDGDELVRVIETSGTDDIFMVSRMGTTIRFSEDEVRPMGRAAAGVRGMRLRAGDELVSVDVAKDDTAILMVTEAGYGKRTQLDRFNRQGRGGQGVIGIKLTGKKGHVVAAFMVGLDDEIVAVSSGGVTIRMSVRQISSQGREATGVRVMSLDEGQTVASVAAILASDDDED, encoded by the coding sequence ATGAGCGACACACCGATCACCCCCGACGAAGGCCACGAGCCCGTCCAGCCGATCCAGCTCCACGACGAGATGGAGCGCAGCTTCCTCGACTACGCGATGTCGGTGATCATGGCGCGCGCGCTGCCCGACGTGCGCGACGGGCTGAAGCCGGTGCACCGCCGAATCATCTGGGACATGGAGCAACAGGGGTTCCGCCCCGACCGCCCGTTCGTGAAGTGCGCCCGAGTCACGGGCGACACCATGGCCCGCTACCACCCCCACGGCAACTCGGCCATCTACGACGCTTTGGTGCGCATGGCCCAGCCGTTCTCGCTGCGCCACCCGCTGATCGACTTCCACGGCAACTACGGCAGCCCCGACTTCGGTCCGGCGGCCGAGCGCTACACCGAGTCGCGCCTGCACCCGCTCGCGATGCAGCTCCTCGCCGACATCGACGAGGACACCGTCGACATGGTGCCGAACTACGACGGCACCACCGAGGAGCCGAAGGTGCTGCCGGCGCGGTTCCCGAACCTGCTCGTCAACGGCAGCCAGGGGATCGCGGTCGGCATGGCGACCAACATCCCGCCCCACAACCTGGGCGAAGTGATCGACGCCGTCGTCCATCTCATCGACAACCCCGATGCGACCCCGGACGACCTGATGCAGTTCGTGAAGGGCCCCGACTTCCCGACCGGGGGCTCGATCCTCGGCCGGGCGGGCATCATCGACGCCTACCGCACCGGCCGGGGGAGCGTGAAGATGCGCGCCTCGGCAGAGATCGTCGAGGCCAAGCGCGGCGGGATGCAGATCGTCGTCTCCGAGCTGCCCTATCAGACGAGCTGCTCGGCCATCGCTGCCCGCATCCAAGACCTCGTCGACGGCGGCGACCTCGAGGGCATCGCCGACGTCAACGACAACTCCGCCGGCGGAAAGACGAACCTGCTCATCACGTTGAAGCGCGACGCCAACGCGAACGTGGTGCTCAACAACTTGTTCAAGATGACCCAGCTGCAGACGAGCTTCGCGATCAACATGGTCGCGCTGGTCGACAGCGTGCCCCGGCTGGTCAACCTGCGTGACGCGCTCGTCGGCTACGTGCGGCACCAGGTCGAGGTCATCCAGCGCCGCTCGCAGTTCCGCCTCGACAAGGCGCAGCGGCGCGAGCACGTCCTCGAGGGGCGGCTGAAGGCGCTCGACGTCATCGACCAGATCATCGCCGTCATCCGCGCGAGCGACGACGCGGGCGCCGCGAAGGAAGCGCTGATGTCGCCGCCGTTCGAGTTCTCCGAGATCCAGGCGATCGACATCCTCGACATGCAGCTGCGCCAGCTCACGCGGCTCAGCCGGATCGACATCGAGACCGAGATCGCCGACGTGCGCGAGCGCATCGCCGAGCTGCAGTCGATCCTGGCCGACGACGCCAAGCTGCGCACGGTGATCAAAGACGAGATCCTCGCGATCAAGGAATCCTTCGCGAAGCCGCGGGTGTGCAAGCTCACCCACGACACCGGCGACATGGCCATCGAAGACCTCGTCGAGGACAAAGAGCTCGTCGTCGTGATGACCGAGGCGCAGTACGTCAAGTCCGTGTCCGCCGGTTCGTTCAAGAACCAGGGGCGCGGCGGACGCGGGGTCAGTGGCGCCAAGCTGAAGACCGACGACCTCGTGCGCCACGTGATCTTCACCACGGCGCACGCCTACCTGCTGTTCTTCTCCAACCGGGGCCGGGTCTACCGGCTGCGGGCGATGGACATCCCCGAGCGAGAGCGCACGGCGAAGGGGATGCCGATCGTCAACCTGCTGCCGCTGCAGCCCGGCGAGACGATCCAGGCGATCATCGACACCCGCGACTTCGCAGGGGAGCGCTACCTGTTCTTCGCCACGCGCCAGGGCACGGTGAAGAAGACCGCGTTCAACGAGTACGACAACGGTCGCCGCGACGGCCTGATCGCGCTCAACCTGCGTGACGGCGACGAGCTGGTGCGGGTGATCGAGACGAGCGGCACCGACGACATCTTCATGGTGTCGCGCATGGGCACCACCATCCGCTTCTCCGAGGACGAGGTGCGCCCCATGGGGCGGGCCGCGGCCGGCGTGCGGGGGATGAGGCTGAGAGCCGGTGACGAGCTCGTGTCTGTCGACGTGGCGAAGGACGACACCGCGATCTTGATGGTCACCGAGGCCGGGTACGGCAAGCGCACCCAGCTCGACCGCTTCAACCGCCAGGGCCGCGGTGGCCAAGGTGTGATCGGCATCAAGCTGACGGGCAAGAAGGGCCACGTGGTGGCCGCGTTCATGGTGGGTCTCGACGACGAGATCGTCGCCGTGTCCTCCGGTGGGGTGACCATCCGGATGTCGGTGCGCCAGATCTCGAGCCAGGGACGCGAAGCCACGGGCGTGCGGGTGATGAGCCTCGACGAGGGCCAGACGGTGGCCTCGGTCGCGGCGATCCTCGCGAGCGACGACGACGAAGACTGA
- a CDS encoding DUF3566 domain-containing protein: MADLHDDGPGAVPAPQRPRRRRSGISTDRDAARPRRPDPGIADASGGIPRPSRRAVTTVAEPTGSGNGDDPTVPGWVNEPSRPAAVVVGAGGTRGAARVSARAEPEPLVIVPAVVPDGETDRSGEAGEIAQPTTGGGTTPPGVATEAPPRPAAPRRQLQLPRRARVRRVTRVIRYVDPWGVFKIALMFNLVGYATTMLSGVLLWNVAHATGTVDNVERFMESFGWETFEFNGGEIFHAAWIIGLFAVVGLTGLAVLAAATFNLVTDLVGGIRVTVLEEELVAIPARRWLRPAPQRVEPVTSATAVVADGGDQAVPSTAAVAEAAIPAADAGFEEPDAVDDPGVDPWIVSAAEDG, translated from the coding sequence ATGGCCGACCTGCACGACGACGGGCCCGGCGCCGTACCGGCGCCCCAGCGCCCGCGCCGTCGTCGTTCGGGGATCAGCACCGATCGCGACGCGGCTCGGCCCCGCCGGCCCGACCCGGGCATCGCCGACGCGTCCGGAGGGATTCCCCGCCCCAGCCGCCGGGCGGTGACCACGGTCGCCGAGCCGACCGGGTCCGGCAATGGCGACGACCCGACCGTTCCGGGATGGGTGAACGAACCTTCCCGACCGGCGGCGGTGGTGGTCGGGGCTGGCGGCACCCGTGGCGCGGCCCGGGTGAGCGCCCGTGCCGAACCCGAGCCGCTCGTCATCGTGCCCGCGGTCGTGCCCGACGGCGAGACCGACCGCAGCGGAGAAGCTGGCGAGATCGCCCAGCCGACGACCGGCGGCGGAACCACCCCACCCGGCGTCGCCACCGAAGCGCCACCACGCCCGGCCGCGCCACGGCGTCAGCTGCAGTTGCCCCGTAGGGCGCGCGTGCGGCGGGTGACGAGGGTGATCCGCTACGTCGACCCGTGGGGGGTGTTCAAGATCGCCCTCATGTTCAACCTCGTCGGCTACGCGACGACGATGCTGTCCGGGGTGCTTCTCTGGAACGTCGCCCACGCGACCGGGACGGTCGACAACGTCGAGCGCTTCATGGAGAGCTTCGGCTGGGAGACGTTCGAGTTCAACGGCGGGGAGATCTTCCACGCCGCCTGGATCATCGGGCTGTTCGCCGTGGTCGGCCTCACCGGTCTGGCCGTGCTCGCGGCGGCGACGTTCAACCTCGTCACCGACTTGGTCGGCGGGATCCGGGTGACCGTGCTCGAAGAGGAGCTGGTCGCGATCCCCGCCCGACGCTGGCTGCGCCCTGCCCCGCAGCGGGTCGAGCCGGTGACGAGTGCGACGGCGGTGGTGGCCGACGGGGGCGACCAAGCGGTGCCTTCGACCGCAGCAGTGGCCGAAGCAGCCATCCCCGCCGCCGACGCCGGGTTCGAGGAGCCTGACGCGGTCGACGATCCCGGCGTGGACCCGTGGATCGTGTCCGCCGCGGAGGACGGTTGA
- a CDS encoding transcriptional repressor, with amino-acid sequence MTEEVHAVAARRLGRDGHRYTAARRLLVEVLSGAEHPLPIPEILHAGRGLAQSSVYRNLDVLERSGVVTKVITTGEWACFELAEELTGHHHHLICAECGAVRDIVVPHDVEAVLSGALASMAAAEGFVVTHHRLDLVGRCAQCPGASPAKCDMS; translated from the coding sequence ATGACCGAAGAAGTGCACGCTGTCGCCGCCCGGCGCCTCGGCCGGGACGGCCACCGGTACACCGCTGCCAGGCGCCTGCTCGTCGAGGTGCTGTCCGGAGCGGAGCACCCGTTGCCGATCCCGGAGATCCTGCACGCCGGTCGGGGGCTGGCGCAGAGCTCGGTGTACCGCAACCTCGACGTGCTGGAGCGCTCCGGAGTGGTGACGAAGGTGATCACGACGGGGGAGTGGGCGTGCTTCGAGTTGGCCGAGGAGCTGACCGGTCACCACCACCACCTCATCTGCGCGGAGTGCGGTGCGGTGCGTGACATCGTCGTGCCCCACGACGTCGAGGCCGTGCTGAGCGGAGCGCTCGCCTCGATGGCGGCCGCGGAGGGCTTCGTCGTCACGCACCACCGCCTCGACCTCGTCGGCCGCTGCGCGCAGTGCCCGGGCGCCTCTCCCGCGAAGTGCGATATGTCGTGA
- a CDS encoding DUF1003 domain-containing protein, which yields MKRREDLTTPRQRRRLGVHYDPNAFGQFSEGIARYLGTARYLVFQTGVIVVWITWNLVVPDSWRFDPWGRGLVLLTLVLSLQASYAAPLILLAQNRQEERDRGQSELDRRVAERTQADTQFLAREIAGVRIALADVVTSEDLKEHLPDSRDGGQGDRLVAEIERLTAAVERLHSRLEEPHRQT from the coding sequence ATGAAGCGACGCGAAGACCTGACCACGCCGCGCCAGCGACGCCGACTCGGCGTGCACTACGACCCCAACGCGTTCGGGCAGTTCTCCGAAGGCATCGCCCGCTACCTCGGCACCGCCCGCTACCTCGTGTTCCAGACGGGGGTGATCGTCGTCTGGATCACCTGGAACCTCGTCGTCCCCGACTCGTGGCGCTTCGACCCCTGGGGCCGAGGGCTGGTGCTGCTCACCCTGGTGCTCTCGCTCCAGGCGTCTTACGCCGCGCCGCTCATCCTGCTCGCCCAGAACCGCCAGGAAGAGCGCGACCGGGGGCAGTCCGAGCTGGACCGCCGGGTCGCCGAGCGCACCCAGGCCGACACGCAGTTCCTCGCCCGCGAGATCGCCGGCGTGCGCATCGCGCTTGCCGACGTCGTCACCTCAGAAGACCTGAAGGAGCACCTTCCCGATTCCCGTGACGGCGGCCAAGGCGATCGTCTGGTGGCCGAGATCGAGCGGCTGACAGCGGCGGTCGAGCGCCTTCACTCCCGCCTCGAGGAGCCCCACCGGCAGACCTGA